A part of Paenibacillus sp. IHBB 10380 genomic DNA contains:
- a CDS encoding serine/threonine protein kinase: MYNEQWKQAETALSYMEVIKHGENHPVTIKGESEDLQCIGIGTDAAVFVYEPMPAYAYKLYATQALPKKEAEIGVYRALVGSPYYPMFYGAGERYVVISYERGLTLYDCLLLGVSVPKQVIDDVEEARSFVREKGLNPRDIHLKNVLLQDGRGKVLDVSEYIQIGNDKRWEHLVWAYDNVYPLLEGRKLPLWMLEAVRNGYYRLDPSSVNLQEFADRISRLFFRR, translated from the coding sequence ATGTATAACGAACAATGGAAGCAGGCTGAAACAGCCCTGTCATATATGGAAGTTATTAAGCACGGTGAAAACCACCCGGTGACGATTAAAGGTGAATCGGAAGATCTGCAATGCATCGGAATCGGAACCGATGCCGCTGTATTTGTCTATGAACCTATGCCGGCTTACGCATACAAGCTATATGCGACACAGGCGCTTCCTAAGAAGGAAGCAGAGATTGGAGTCTACCGTGCATTAGTGGGGAGCCCCTATTATCCCATGTTTTATGGAGCTGGAGAGCGGTATGTCGTGATTAGCTACGAACGTGGGTTAACGCTGTACGACTGTTTACTCTTGGGTGTGTCAGTCCCCAAGCAAGTTATCGATGACGTTGAGGAAGCACGATCGTTTGTTCGGGAGAAAGGCCTTAACCCGCGAGATATTCACTTAAAAAATGTACTGCTGCAGGACGGTCGTGGTAAAGTGCTCGACGTGTCTGAATATATTCAGATCGGAAACGACAAGAGATGGGAGCATCTCGTTTGGGCGTACGACAACGTCTATCCACTACTAGAGGGGAGAAAGTTGCCGCTCTGGATGCTGGAGGCGGTGAGAAACGGATATTACCGTCTTGATCCATCTAGCGTAAACTTACAGGAATTTGCGGATCGAATTAGTAGACTGTTTTTTAGAAGATAG
- a CDS encoding pyridoxamine 5'-phosphate oxidase family protein, with protein MDSVRYKIRECQDQEKIESFLHQARTGYLGLVDGNLPYVVPLNYVWTEGKLYFHGAGDGRRNQVMSENPEVCFTVCEEYGTITNPVPAKTDTAYMSVMIFGQAASITDLDEATHVLQEMINKYVPGYYNRSLPKQHVEKYRSAVFGGPVQVYRVIPHHVTAKESPIEAEKMYRTGTNVGREI; from the coding sequence ATGGATTCGGTTCGTTACAAGATCAGGGAATGCCAGGATCAGGAGAAAATCGAAAGTTTCCTTCACCAAGCGAGAACTGGGTATCTTGGATTGGTTGATGGGAACCTGCCCTATGTTGTACCGCTTAATTATGTATGGACTGAGGGGAAGCTCTATTTTCACGGAGCTGGAGATGGAAGACGTAATCAGGTCATGAGTGAAAATCCTGAGGTATGTTTTACGGTATGTGAGGAATACGGAACCATTACGAATCCGGTACCTGCCAAAACAGATACGGCTTATATGAGCGTAATGATATTTGGACAAGCAGCGTCGATCACAGATTTGGATGAAGCCACCCATGTACTTCAGGAAATGATCAATAAATATGTACCCGGCTATTATAACCGCTCCTTGCCCAAGCAGCATGTGGAAAAGTATAGGTCGGCTGTATTCGGCGGACCGGTTCAAGTTTACCGGGTAATTCCGCACCATGTAACAGCAAAAGAAAGTCCTATTGAAGCAGAAAAAATGTATAGGACGGGCACGAATGTCGGACGAGAAATTTAA
- a CDS encoding GyrI-like domain-containing protein yields MEQVQTLERNETKLVGYSVTASLIQDLETRIVVRLREELFGKRHEIANRLDDDGIYLVQVYPDGEWTPDVPFVSIVAVEVDDFAHIPEGLIRHTIPAGKYVKVTHKGPESQIGETYDSIRDECIASSRSFDFEYWAHMESLEQEDSTINIYLPL; encoded by the coding sequence ATGGAACAAGTGCAAACGCTGGAACGTAATGAAACGAAGCTGGTTGGTTACTCTGTAACGGCGTCGTTAATTCAAGATCTTGAAACTAGAATTGTCGTAAGGTTACGCGAAGAACTCTTTGGAAAGCGTCATGAGATTGCAAATCGTTTAGATGATGACGGGATTTACTTAGTCCAAGTTTACCCGGACGGAGAATGGACGCCAGATGTTCCTTTCGTAAGTATTGTTGCGGTAGAAGTCGACGATTTTGCCCATATTCCCGAGGGATTAATTCGGCATACAATACCGGCTGGAAAATATGTGAAGGTTACTCATAAGGGACCTGAATCCCAAATAGGAGAAACGTATGATTCAATTCGTGATGAATGCATAGCCAGTTCTCGGTCTTTTGATTTCGAGTATTGGGCTCACATGGAATCTCTTGAGCAAGAGGATAGCACTATAAATATTTATTTGCCCTTGTAA
- a CDS encoding RNA polymerase sigma factor has translation MNDAELNQIITDVLNGRTEKFEEIMEVYQKPIFLYCYHMLGNYAEAEDNAQEVFLKTFRNLQKFTQHEMNFGAWLYKIAYHQCIDIIRKRKLVKYMPFFYQDDKENKDVDLHIEANYFDESVHQAMAKL, from the coding sequence TTGAATGATGCGGAGTTAAATCAGATCATTACAGATGTGTTGAATGGGAGGACAGAAAAATTTGAGGAAATCATGGAGGTCTATCAAAAACCGATTTTTCTCTATTGTTATCATATGCTAGGCAATTATGCCGAAGCCGAGGATAACGCACAGGAAGTATTTTTGAAGACATTCCGCAACTTGCAGAAATTTACCCAGCATGAGATGAATTTTGGCGCCTGGTTATACAAGATTGCCTATCATCAATGTATCGACATCATCCGTAAGCGAAAGCTGGTGAAATATATGCCTTTCTTTTACCAGGATGACAAAGAAAATAAAGATGTCGATTTGCATATTGAAGCCAACTATTTTGATGAATCCGTACATCAGGCCATGGCGAAATTATAG
- a CDS encoding polyprenyl synthetase family protein, with product MHSMNEEFRDHADTWYRLAEQKAAQYFASLSVQLMEKTYVPKLTEDFQLWKRNHIHHHSWLSFFSRRKRKPDSMDYHRYIQWLNYTGKLDDYLDRSVSYIYMRDLGKALDSPDTQTRIQRVVADIKNHLIHSTATNGGNPPEVMSLAGLYRKAQKEGIETDMIWVINKLGTVSSHLPKEMNAEHAQRKLIKIIIGVILHAVEEMDDEISPAERALRLGEAIRLGYSYGLAYPFIDDLLDSGVLTAQEKEHFSRMIRTALLTGSVPELGEWARNNMDMIQYVHSELRDAFEYIKDHQRPETQKTFFEQSYVFFHSQEMDRVKDLSHADYTNEELFIPIILKSSSSRLIVRSVISAPVDEGFDNRTFFYGIYNQLADDFADMFDDMKDGAVTPYTYYLKYHNLRSDLINPFELYWTVISYLIHNVYHSDAKTREVILGRAINGLKRCKERIGTEKYNEIMEVFASGNPEFNRLVQHMVLKADDVDFFDKLLRDQMITNLKNDRKEKKDFFEMIKTVRHQVNNILQIPKDKGIPPMKEPLIDAANYSLEGEGKRIRPILTWVMGVNEYGLEASEIVPVLRSLEYMHTASLIFDDLPSQDNASTRRGRPTLHQVHDSATAELTGLFLIQKAIEEQSSLDHFDAKTVLTLMQYSAQKAEDMCMGQAMDLHSKGKALTLEQLNMICFYKTGIAFEASLVMPAILAEVKAPEITVLKKFAYHAGIAFQIKDDLLDLEGDLLLLGKHTGKDVENNNSTFVSILGQEGARKEMWEHYCLAMEALKEMPRNIVFLKHLLNYIVNRDR from the coding sequence ATGCATAGTATGAATGAGGAATTTAGAGATCATGCCGATACATGGTATCGGCTAGCTGAGCAGAAGGCAGCTCAGTATTTTGCATCACTTTCTGTGCAGCTCATGGAAAAGACTTATGTGCCTAAACTGACAGAAGATTTCCAATTGTGGAAAAGGAACCATATTCATCATCATTCATGGCTATCTTTTTTTTCGAGGAGAAAGAGAAAACCTGATTCTATGGATTATCATAGATATATCCAATGGCTGAATTATACAGGGAAATTGGATGATTACTTGGATCGAAGCGTTTCCTATATTTACATGAGGGATCTGGGTAAAGCTCTTGATTCTCCTGACACACAGACCAGAATTCAGCGAGTAGTTGCCGATATAAAAAATCACTTGATTCATTCCACTGCAACAAACGGGGGGAACCCACCAGAGGTTATGAGTTTGGCCGGGTTGTATCGGAAGGCCCAGAAGGAAGGCATCGAAACCGACATGATCTGGGTGATTAACAAACTTGGTACCGTATCCTCCCATCTACCGAAGGAAATGAATGCCGAGCATGCCCAGCGCAAGCTGATCAAGATCATTATTGGGGTTATTCTTCATGCGGTTGAAGAGATGGACGATGAAATATCGCCTGCGGAACGTGCACTGAGACTTGGTGAAGCCATTAGGCTTGGTTATTCCTATGGTCTGGCCTATCCTTTCATTGACGATCTTCTCGATTCTGGGGTCTTAACGGCTCAAGAGAAAGAACACTTTTCCCGTATGATACGTACCGCGCTTCTCACTGGATCTGTGCCGGAACTGGGCGAGTGGGCCAGAAATAACATGGATATGATTCAATACGTACATTCGGAACTCCGGGATGCTTTTGAGTATATTAAAGACCATCAGCGACCGGAAACACAGAAAACATTTTTCGAGCAGTCCTATGTGTTTTTTCATTCTCAGGAAATGGACCGTGTAAAGGATCTATCCCATGCTGATTACACCAATGAAGAGCTTTTTATACCAATCATTTTAAAATCGTCTTCTTCAAGGTTGATTGTCCGCTCCGTAATTAGTGCGCCTGTAGATGAGGGCTTTGATAATCGAACATTCTTTTATGGCATCTACAATCAGCTGGCTGATGATTTTGCGGATATGTTTGACGATATGAAAGACGGTGCGGTAACACCCTATACCTATTATTTAAAATACCATAATCTGCGTTCGGATCTAATAAACCCCTTTGAATTATACTGGACGGTCATCTCGTATTTGATCCATAACGTGTATCACTCCGATGCCAAGACCCGTGAGGTGATACTGGGTCGTGCAATCAACGGTCTAAAACGTTGTAAAGAACGTATAGGTACTGAAAAGTATAATGAAATTATGGAGGTATTTGCTTCCGGAAATCCGGAATTCAATCGGCTTGTTCAACATATGGTTCTAAAAGCGGATGATGTGGATTTCTTCGATAAACTGCTTCGGGACCAGATGATTACTAATCTAAAAAACGACCGGAAGGAAAAGAAAGACTTTTTCGAGATGATTAAAACTGTCCGCCATCAGGTCAATAACATATTACAGATTCCCAAAGATAAAGGGATTCCGCCGATGAAAGAGCCGCTTATAGATGCTGCAAATTACAGTCTCGAAGGGGAGGGGAAGCGTATACGTCCTATATTAACTTGGGTTATGGGCGTAAACGAATATGGACTTGAGGCATCGGAAATCGTGCCGGTTCTGAGATCATTGGAATATATGCATACTGCCTCCTTGATCTTCGATGATCTTCCATCCCAGGATAATGCGTCTACCCGTAGAGGGCGTCCAACCTTGCATCAGGTGCATGATAGTGCTACTGCGGAATTAACCGGTCTGTTTCTGATCCAGAAGGCAATTGAGGAACAATCGTCACTAGACCATTTCGATGCTAAAACCGTGCTTACCTTGATGCAATATTCGGCCCAAAAGGCAGAAGATATGTGTATGGGACAGGCGATGGATTTACATTCCAAAGGAAAAGCATTGACTCTGGAACAATTGAATATGATCTGCTTTTACAAAACCGGAATTGCGTTTGAGGCTTCTCTGGTTATGCCTGCCATTCTCGCTGAGGTTAAGGCGCCGGAAATCACGGTTTTGAAGAAATTCGCCTATCATGCAGGCATCGCCTTTCAGATTAAGGATGATTTGCTAGATTTGGAAGGAGATCTGCTCTTACTCGGTAAGCACACTGGAAAGGATGTTGAAAACAACAATTCGACTTTTGTGTCCATCCTTGGTCAGGAAGGTGCTAGGAAAGAAATGTGGGAACACTACTGCCTTGCCATGGAAGCATTGAAAGAGATGCCCCGAAATATCGTTTTTCTGAAACATTTATTGAATTATATTGTTAATCGAGATCGTTAA